In Cedecea neteri, a single genomic region encodes these proteins:
- a CDS encoding FAD-dependent oxidoreductase: protein MATTDFDIIVVGAGIAGSCCAVECARAGLNVLLVERANQPGGKNMSGGRLYTAAFENLFPDFSRSAPLERCITHEKLSALTAETSTTLSFQYPSAASYSVLRARLDPWLFQQAEQAGAQCLTTTQVDSLHVENGVVSGVVIDGEVLSARAVVIAEGANTLLAEQHKLLNKLPEHSVAVGVKEVLALPKEDLENRFSLEGNEGAAWLFTGGVCGDRPAGGFLYTNHDTLSVGIVCPLSSIRASSTSLHDLLENVKQHPTLRPLLRRAELVEYGAHLIPECGLNGLPERLAGPGYLLVGDSARFCINTGFTVRGMDLAALSAKAAAQTLIQTLQDNVSVDLHQAYRQQLERTSLWAVLERYRKMPDFLQTPGLFQTWPGLLAGLQRDIFDPQYLPPPRLSSLLWKHARKAGISRLVKDIFRGGRSL, encoded by the coding sequence ATGGCCACTACAGATTTCGATATTATCGTCGTTGGTGCGGGGATCGCAGGCTCCTGCTGCGCGGTAGAGTGCGCGCGCGCCGGACTCAATGTTCTGCTTGTTGAGCGGGCAAATCAGCCCGGAGGCAAAAACATGTCGGGCGGCAGACTCTACACCGCAGCGTTTGAAAATCTCTTTCCTGATTTTTCTCGCTCCGCCCCACTCGAACGCTGTATTACCCATGAAAAGCTCTCCGCACTGACGGCAGAGACTTCCACCACGCTGAGTTTTCAATATCCTTCGGCGGCGTCATACAGCGTGCTGCGTGCGCGGCTGGATCCGTGGCTCTTCCAGCAGGCTGAACAAGCCGGCGCGCAGTGCCTGACAACGACCCAGGTCGATAGCCTGCACGTCGAAAATGGCGTGGTGAGCGGAGTCGTGATTGACGGCGAAGTGTTAAGCGCCAGAGCCGTGGTTATCGCCGAAGGCGCTAATACCCTGCTGGCCGAGCAACACAAGCTGTTAAATAAGTTGCCTGAGCACAGCGTTGCCGTTGGCGTTAAAGAAGTGCTTGCGCTGCCGAAAGAAGATCTCGAAAACCGCTTCTCGCTTGAAGGTAACGAAGGTGCTGCCTGGCTATTCACCGGCGGCGTTTGCGGCGATCGGCCTGCGGGCGGGTTCCTCTACACCAATCACGATACGCTGTCAGTCGGCATCGTTTGTCCGCTATCTTCAATTCGAGCTTCCTCAACTTCGCTTCACGACTTGCTGGAAAACGTCAAGCAGCACCCGACGCTGCGCCCGCTTCTGCGCCGTGCCGAACTGGTGGAATACGGCGCCCATCTTATTCCTGAATGTGGCCTGAACGGGCTCCCCGAGCGTCTGGCCGGCCCCGGCTATTTGCTGGTGGGCGATAGCGCCCGTTTCTGTATCAATACCGGTTTCACCGTCCGCGGCATGGATTTGGCTGCGCTTTCGGCAAAAGCGGCGGCGCAAACGCTGATTCAAACGCTGCAGGATAATGTTAGTGTCGATCTTCACCAGGCATACCGCCAACAGCTGGAGCGTACCTCACTATGGGCGGTGCTGGAGCGCTATCGCAAGATGCCCGATTTTTTACAAACGCCGGGGCTGTTTCAGACCTGGCCTGGCCTACTGGCCGGGCTGCAGCGTGATATCTTTGATCCCCAATATTTACCGCCGCCACGACTCAGCAGCCTACTGTGGAAACATGCCCGCAAAGCAGGCATTTCCAGACTGGTTAAAGACATTTTTCGCGGAGGACGCAGCCTGTGA